In Plasmodium gaboni strain SY75 chromosome 8, whole genome shotgun sequence, one DNA window encodes the following:
- a CDS encoding putative acetyltransferase, with the protein MNNEVVSEEDEINNKVENYTNPFVLADISDLDFEKSIGKSFECNTTISEFYNESLPKKDVYHTMFFDEKEIDIYQYRTFPKNYLNSMYNLLSTELSEPYNIFLLKTVLNDYGEIALMSICEDQCVGAVISKITTKCKNDETITFGYICMIAVHKSIRSLGLGSYLLNESIKLMQNIYGINEIHLEAEATNYPTLRFYEKNGFIRVKRKPYYYLSGVDAFKLKKIL; encoded by the exons ATGAATAATGAAGTCGTATCAGAAGAggatgaaataaataataaagtGGAAAATTACACAAACCCTTTTGTTTTAGCAGATATATCGGATTTGGATTTCGAAAAAAGTATTGGGAAATCATTTGAATGTAATACTACAATTAGTGAATTTTATAATGAAAGTTTACCTAAAAAAGATGTATATCATACGATGTTTTTtgatgaaaaagaaattgatatatatcaatatagAACATTCccaaaaaattatttaaatagTATGTATAATTTGTTAAGCACAGAATTATCAGAAccatataatatttttttactCAAAACCGTTTTAAATGATTACGGTGAAATTGCATTAATG tCTATATGTGAGGATCAATGTGTTGGTGCAGTAATAAGCAAAATTACTACCAAATgtaaaaatgatgaaacAATCACTTTTGgatatatat GTATGATAGCTGTTCACAAATCTATTAGAAGTTTGGGTTTAG gctcctatttattaaatgagAGTATTAAATTAATGCAAAACATCTATGGCATAAATGAG ATTCATCTTGAGGCAGAAGCAACAAATTATCCTACATTAC gattttatgaaaaaaacGGATTTATTAGAGTAAAACGGAAaccatattattatttaagTGGTGTTGATGCCTTcaaattaaagaaaatattataa
- a CDS encoding hypothetical protein (conserved Plasmodium protein, unknown function), whose amino-acid sequence MNEETTTRTLLDIPGYYYDKKKNRYFLIDNELKKELKKEEFNKSVNNAKKKNRDTNNAESKNWGKKKFHQIHGIKEMKKKKKNANNNKLNNNIKNYNDDGINNIYTKKKSYNIINSKETKLELINNELNFLKKNICENKNIFNLIKRIKNYNFKEDSILSVPPIFINSNSCEYIQVEDLCEHSSNKNSFCQKENDCLDILKSPRSFNDKRTDNIDVSLNDYNYFNSSQKLIDKYKRKNKNEFDNFYKNESFDTYRKYKKNSICSNQTDEYYVSNYNYTNKKYYCDNKYNMTYYKNGNNTFSCINPDYIEENLLIPKLYGRTYEKLNSYNIKNIKSKIRVNRYKANFYYFYNNTYDTFALEANNTSREMNMNTNNDNDANNDSNDNNNINNNINNNNSNNNNNNSGRHFISFNNISNDTIYQEMDVQTFEDSNMPTGHLDAVTNETRVSKTHKPSESFFHLFSNPQYDDIVFSTTKENNFSFSLGAIDMNNFVQKNKKSSIYDVIHENVYYSTDTKYLCSYSKEKSELLCISPQILSHFNIFNGEYVAYSSYPNTKDEKSLLCLLSIKSFFQCNPKIEIYSFPGEVNYFKLFPSIQSDNYNNNNYCYSHHPTSDDYSFYHNNEIDKIFICGSYPCFSFSTLKNNVTYCIWDSKKLKVQDLLSMNEDLTSYIENIINGKQFNIYQQFENNSQKKLRLFSSKKKKKKNSKEQNKNQHETFIDELYENNTKMNNDNKIKFYRKEESYNENDLYKINSEHFKNVHGPFNKKTHDYSYRHFDNNNNNNNNPKKSPNSPNSIEKIKNKCSFSYNYCSQNSLKYNYNDNKKKGICCENIKKSDNNIFLCCNTEYLYLCDLRCNVLNTISKLKPNEGHVNKIYSLNNNVQYVSSKTNNHIGLYDMRYINYKHNDETKSNLIVSYERFIDNDNLKKHLNDFYIIDNEQYIVSLDTYTSSVYIYDIMGTTTKIINLDGNSEYSKNNILHCYTNLSRIPYIYSCKKYDDHYYNYYKQKIYETKATDSKYVNHFNPMKSYPKKDLFIGLNVQSILPLFYIKQKYNKHNFISINEGGFICTINI is encoded by the coding sequence ATGAATGAAGAAACAACCACACGAACATTATTAGATATACCAggttattattatgataaaaaaaaaaatagatattttctaattgataatgaattaaaaaaggaactaaaaaaagaagaatttaataaatcaGTGAATAACgcaaaaaagaaaaatagGGATACTAATAATGCGGAAAGTAAAAATTGGGGGAAAAAGAAATTCCATCAAATTCATGgaataaaagaaatgaaaaaaaaaaagaaaaatgcaaataataataaattaaataataatataaaaaattataatgacgatggaataaataatatatatacaaaaaaaaaaagttataatattataaatagTAAAGAAACAAAATTAGAATTAATCaataatgaattaaattttttaaaaaaaaatatctgtgaaaataaaaatatatttaatttaattaagaggataaaaaattataattttaaagaaGACTCCATTTTAAGTGTACCACccatttttattaattctaATAGTTGTGAATATATTCAAGTGGAAGATTTATGTGAACATTcatcaaataaaaattcattttgtcaaaaagaaaatgattGTTTAGACATTTTAAAATCTCCAAGATCTTTTAATGATAAAAGAACAGATAATATAGATGTTTCTTTGAACGATTATAATTACTTTAATTCAAGTCAAAAATTaatagataaatataaaagaaaaaataaaaatgaattcgataatttttataagaatGAATCATTTGATACATATAGaaagtataaaaaaaatagtatATGTAGTAATCAAACTGATGAATATTATGTTTcaaattataattacacaaacaaaaaatattattgtgataataaatataatatgacatattataaaaatggaaataATACCTTTTCTTGTATTAATCCTGATTATATAGaagaaaatttattaattccCAAACTTTATGGCAGAACGTATGAAAAGttaaattcatataatataaaaaatataaaatcaaaaataagggtaaatagatataaagcgaatttttattatttttataataatacttaTGATACGTTTGCTTTAGAAGCAAATAACACATCCAGAGAAATGAACATGAACActaataatgataatgatgcaaataatgatagtaatgataataataatataaataataatataaataataataatagtaataataataataataatagtgGAAGGCACTTcatttcatttaataatatttcaaatgATACCATTTATCAAGAAATGGATGTCCAAACTTTTGAAGACAGTAATATGCCCACTGGACATTTAGATGCCGTAACAAATGAAACACGTGTTTCTAAAACACATAAACCTTCTGAAtctttttttcatttattcAGTAATCCTCAATATGATGATATTGTTTTCAGTACAACCAAAGAAAACAATTTTTCATTCAGTTTAGGGGCTATCGATATGAATAATTTCGtccaaaaaaataagaaatcGTCCATATATGATGTTATTCATgaaaatgtatattataGTACAGATACTAAATATTTGTGTAGTTATTCTAAAGAAAAAAGTGAACTATTATGTATTTCTCCACAAATATTATCccattttaatatatttaatggTGAATATGTTGCTTATTCCTCTTATCCTAATAcaaaagatgaaaaaagTCTTCTTTGCTTATTAAGTataaaatcattttttCAATGCAATCCCAAAATCGAAATATATAGTTTCCCTGGAGAAgttaattattttaaattatttccATCCATTCAAAgtgataattataataataataattattgtTATTCTCATCACCCAACGTCTGACgattattctttttatcataataatgaaattGACAAGATTTTTATATGTGGGTCATATCCATGTTTCAGTTTTAGTACCTTAAAAAATAACGTTACATATTGTATATGGGATAGTAAGAAATTAAAAGTGCAAGATTTACTTTCAATGAACGAAGATTTAACATCttatattgaaaatattattaacggaaaacaatttaatatataccaacaatttgaaaataattctCAAAAGAAATTAAGGTTATTTTCTTcgaaaaaaaagaaaaaaaaaaattccaaagaacaaaacaaaaatcAACACGAAACATTCATAGATGAgttatatgaaaataataccaaaatgaataatgataataaaataaaattttatagaAAAGAGGAGTCATATAATGAAAACGATTTATACAAAATTAATTCTGAACATTTCAAAAATGTTCATGGTccttttaataaaaaaacacaTGATTATTCATACCGTcattttgataataataataataataataataatccAAAGAAATCACCAAATTCACCAAATTCGattgaaaaaattaaaaataaatgttctttttcatataattacTGTTCACAAAATTCACtcaaatataattataatgacaataaaaaaaaaggaatatgttgtgaaaatataaaaaaatcagataacaatatttttttatgttgTAATACagaatatttatatttatgtgaTTTACGTTGTAATGTGCTAAACACAATATCAAAGTTAAAGCCAAATGAAGGTCatgtaaataaaatttattcattaaataataatgtacAATATGTTTCATCTAAAACAAATAATCATATAGGATTGTATGATATGcgatatataaattataaacataatgATGAAACAAAAAGTAATTTAATAGTCTCTTATGAAAGATTTATAGATAATGATAATCTTAAAAAACATCTTAatgatttttatattatagaTAATGAACAATATATTGTTTCCCTAGACACGTACACAAGTTctgtatatatatatgatataatgGGTACTACAActaaaattataaatttagATGGAAATTCTgaatattcaaaaaataatattctaCATTGTTACACAAACTTATCTAGAAtaccatatatatattcatgtaaaaaatacgatgatcattattataattattataaacaaaaaatttatgAAACCAAAGCTACTGATAGTAAATATGTAAATCATTTTAATCCAATGAAATCATATCCTAAAAAGGACTTATTTATAGGATTAAATGTTCAATCCATTTTACctcttttttatataaaacaaaaatataataagcATAATTTCATTTCTATAAATGAAGGAGGCTTTATTTGtacaataaatatataa
- a CDS encoding putative PAP2-like protein gives MLIKAYLPTLLHVGYLFNTIQCINIINYLLFGGSDKDSPNKNSSESKEEKNKKMEEFIDEKMKINLRSKKINSLKPIYTNTELETNYYIDDNETFKKLYANYPLCEAKYKLVDKLKSFHIFKKLMTDKPKKIILFKTCIIELYGMLSVTIRNVNHFSSVIATVYGYVPFLIMILTVLGFIITFNKNLLYIIFIMPTQTIISDIFLKRIFKKPRPINSALPTFGMPSSHSSFAIALLTFLLLHITEQKKDKWSIITYVIATLTLLPIPWSRVEVEDHTVLQVIVGSIVGICFGFIFYFMKKYFFKYKDSQP, from the coding sequence ATGTTAATAAAAGCTTATTTACCTACGTTATTACATGTCGGTTATTTGTTTAATACAATACAATgcataaatataataaattatctCCTATTTGGGGGGTCTGATAAAGATTCTCCTAATAAAAATTCAAGTGAAAGTAAagaggaaaaaaataagaagATGGAAGAATTTATTGATGaaaagatgaaaataaatttacGTAGTAAAAAGATAAATAGTTTGAAACcaatatatacaaatacTGAATTAGaaacaaattattatatagatgataatgagacatttaaaaaattatatgcTAATTATCCATTATGTGAAGCAAAATATAAACTAGttgataaattaaaatcatttcatatctttaaaaaattaatgaCAGATAAACccaaaaaaattattttatttaaaacatGTATAATAGAATTATATGGTATGCTATCTGTAACAATAAGAAATGTAAATCATTTCTCATCAGTAATAGCAACTGTATATGGATATGTTccatttttaataatgattttAACCGTATTGGGATTCATAATTACTTTTAATAAGAATTTactttatattatttttataatgcCGACACAAACCATAATTAgtgatatatttttaaaaagaatatttaaaaaacCAAGACCAATTAATAGTGCCTTACCAACTTTTGGTATGCCGTCAAGTCATAGTTCTTTTGCTATAGCTTTATTAACTTTTCTTTTACTTCATATTACAGAACAGAAAAAAGACAAATGGAGTATTATCACATATGTAATAGCTACTCTTACCTTACTTCCAATACCTTGGAGTCGTGTGGAAGTTGAAGATCACACCGTATTGCAAGTTATAGTTGGTTCTATTGTAGGGATATGTTTTGgatttattttctattttatgaaaaagtatttttttaaatataaagattCACAACCATAA